In one Haloplanus salinus genomic region, the following are encoded:
- a CDS encoding MFS transporter: MNWRYRHTVLGLCTFAFASTMLARLVISPVVPDVTDGFGVSTGAVGLALSGMWAAYALTQFPSGILGDRFGERRVILAAVGITAVASLLLALSPTFAVFAVLTVALGAGAGLHYSVATTLLTKEFDDIGRAIGVHVAGGPLAGLIAPVVATAVATRYDWRAGIAVGAAVAVPVFVTFAWRIDPTPPERPEESMRDRMAVKPLLALLSRPPIAFTTLVAFLGAFCWQATASFLPTFLVAFRGLPETSAGLLFSAYFVVNGLSQPTIGWVSDRIGRDGAAAATMGLGVVGYAILVAGPRIALLPAVVCVGAAMTWGAPLQSRYFDTFEADERGAAFGLVRTAYMILGASGSVVVGVLSDLAGWAAAYGLLVGVTGVGLALLLGNRALRLGL; the protein is encoded by the coding sequence CTGGTTATCAGCCCGGTCGTGCCCGACGTGACCGACGGCTTCGGCGTCTCCACCGGCGCCGTCGGCCTCGCGCTCTCGGGGATGTGGGCCGCCTACGCGCTGACGCAGTTCCCCTCCGGCATCCTCGGCGACCGCTTCGGCGAGCGGCGGGTGATCCTCGCGGCGGTGGGGATCACCGCCGTCGCCAGCCTCCTGCTCGCTCTCTCGCCGACTTTCGCCGTCTTCGCCGTGCTGACCGTCGCGCTCGGCGCCGGCGCGGGCCTCCACTACAGCGTCGCCACGACCCTCCTCACCAAGGAGTTCGACGACATCGGCCGTGCCATCGGCGTCCACGTCGCCGGCGGGCCGCTGGCGGGGCTGATCGCCCCCGTCGTCGCCACCGCAGTCGCGACGCGGTACGACTGGCGGGCGGGCATCGCCGTCGGCGCCGCCGTCGCCGTCCCCGTCTTCGTCACCTTCGCGTGGCGGATCGACCCGACGCCACCCGAGCGCCCGGAGGAGTCGATGCGGGACCGGATGGCGGTCAAGCCACTGCTCGCACTGCTCTCGCGCCCGCCCATCGCCTTCACGACGCTCGTGGCTTTCCTCGGCGCGTTCTGCTGGCAGGCGACCGCCTCCTTTCTCCCCACCTTCCTCGTCGCCTTCCGTGGCCTGCCGGAGACGAGTGCCGGTCTCCTCTTTTCGGCATACTTCGTCGTCAACGGCCTCTCACAGCCGACGATCGGGTGGGTGTCGGACCGGATCGGCCGCGACGGCGCCGCCGCCGCGACGATGGGGCTGGGCGTCGTCGGCTACGCCATTCTCGTCGCCGGGCCGCGGATCGCGCTCCTGCCCGCCGTCGTCTGCGTCGGCGCCGCGATGACGTGGGGGGCGCCGCTCCAGTCGCGCTACTTCGACACGTTCGAGGCCGACGAGCGCGGCGCCGCGTTCGGCCTCGTCCGCACCGCGTACATGATCCTCGGCGCCTCCGGGAGCGTCGTGGTCGGCGTCCTCTCCGACCTGGCGGGGTGGGCGGCCGCGTACGGGTTGCTCGTTGGCGTGACGGGGGTGGGGCTGGCGCTCTTGCTCGGGAATCGCGCGCTTCGGCTGGGGCTGTAG
- a CDS encoding prephenate dehydrogenase/arogenate dehydrogenase family protein — protein MDMLVVGAGEMGRWIARTVDRPVAVTDVDPAVAERAAGTIDGVRAVPADTDETFAVVCLAVPISVVDEAVDRYAENAGRAMCDVSGVMTGPVEAMRATLPDRERVSLHPLFAATNAPGNVAVVADAPGPATDALRADLTVAGNHLFETTAAEHDTAMETVQAAAHTAILAYALAAADVREEFATPVSATLDDLVAAVTGGTPRVYREIQETFAGAERIAEAARRIADAEGEAFDDCYREARPDR, from the coding sequence ATGGATATGCTGGTGGTCGGCGCGGGCGAGATGGGGCGGTGGATCGCCCGCACTGTCGACCGGCCGGTCGCGGTCACGGACGTCGACCCCGCGGTCGCGGAGCGGGCCGCCGGGACCATCGATGGCGTTCGGGCAGTGCCCGCGGACACGGACGAGACGTTCGCCGTCGTCTGTCTCGCCGTGCCGATTTCGGTCGTCGACGAGGCGGTCGACCGCTACGCCGAGAACGCCGGCCGCGCGATGTGTGACGTCTCGGGCGTGATGACGGGACCGGTGGAGGCGATGCGGGCGACCCTTCCCGACCGGGAGCGGGTGTCCCTCCACCCGCTGTTCGCCGCGACGAACGCCCCCGGCAACGTCGCCGTCGTCGCCGACGCGCCCGGGCCGGCGACGGACGCGCTCCGTGCGGACCTGACCGTCGCGGGCAACCACCTCTTCGAGACGACCGCCGCCGAACACGACACGGCGATGGAGACGGTGCAGGCCGCCGCCCACACCGCCATCCTCGCGTACGCGCTCGCCGCTGCCGACGTCCGCGAGGAGTTCGCCACGCCCGTCTCGGCGACGCTCGACGACCTCGTGGCGGCGGTGACGGGCGGGACGCCGCGGGTGTACCGCGAGATTCAGGAGACGTTCGCGGGCGCGGAGCGGATCGCCGAGGCCGCCCGACGGATCGCCGACGCCGAGGGCGAGGCGTTCGACGACTGTTACCGCGAGGCGAGGCCCGACCGATGA